From Odontesthes bonariensis isolate fOdoBon6 chromosome 21, fOdoBon6.hap1, whole genome shotgun sequence, a single genomic window includes:
- the timm29 gene encoding mitochondrial import inner membrane translocase subunit Tim29: MASFRAARRMFCAAAETAAAPVPTSRWEKLKSSKAGVWCRSMFSDYKEACREIVVGAWERPLKTSVYATLLGGAWACFYTKPDQSSFEAVLLERSNQLGLLSPWIRSATSDGHVQSLVKLRNESRLRYISLGLLSLIYHADYDPDTMLYEAQCSNLSVPWRDLPQRVLDIGFSGRWWILDSKMKDYDINEEEFKHLPAYMQVTLPPSVQEVERNERLHRESLFPLAVEEEDKGTDIVPRKESVSEESQIKAVKEEQTQS; this comes from the exons ATGGCTTCGTTTCGTGCCGCGAGGAGAATgttctgtgctgctgcagaaacagcagctgctCCGGTTCCAACCAGCCGCTGGGAAAAACTGAAAAGTAGCAAAGCGG GTGTCTGGTGTCGCAGCATGTTCTCTGACTACAAAGAAGCATGCAGGGAGATTGTGGTCGGTGCCTGGGAACGACCGCTCAAAACTTCAGTGTATGCGACCCTGTTGggaggggcttgggcctgtttctACACAAAACCCGACCAGTCATCTTTTGAGGCAGTCCTGCTTGAACGCTCAAACCAGCTAGGTTTGCTGTCGCCCTGGATTCGCAGTGCCACTTCTGACGGCCACGTGCAGAGTCTAGTGAAACTTCGTAACGAGAGCCGGCTTCGCTACATTAGCCTGGGTCTTCTCTCATTGATTTACCACGCTGACTATGACCCTGACACCATGCTGTATGAAGCCCAGTGCTCAAACCTGTCAGTACCCTGGAGAGATCTCCCTCAGCGGGTTCTAGACATTGGATTCAGTGGCCGCTGGTGGATCCTGGACTCAAAGATGAAGGACTATGACATTAATGAGGAAGAATTCAAGCATCTGCCAGCATACATGCAGGTAACCTTACCACCCAGCGTTCAGGAGGTGGAAAGAAACGAGAGGCTACACAGAGAATCCTTGTTCCCGCTCGCAGTGGAGGAAGAAGACAAGGGAACAGACATTGTTCCCAGAAAGGAGAGTGTCAGTGAAGAGAGCCAGATAAAAGCAGTGAAGGAGGAACAGACTCAAAGTTGA
- the yipf2 gene encoding protein YIPF2 yields the protein MASPNDLQFQEFEEAAELLSADPGASTVSMSASNTPTTSAGSPGAGEDVKLDLSEDEEPQEESSELLGGQKPSGGFWTFEYYQSFFNVDTVQVLDRVKGSVMPLPGRNFIKHYLRNNPDLYGPFWICVTLVFSVAISGNLSTFFHEMGNPSYHYRPQFHRVTIAAVVIFMYAWLVPIGLWGFLTWRQGAERQTGGYSFLETVCVYGYSLFIYIPTSILWIIPFEWLQWTLILVAMLISGSVLVLTFWPVVRDDTKVMAVATVVIIVILHTLLAIGCKLYFFQSSVHAGPPTTTNPPIHTTLVVKPH from the exons ATGGCCAGTCCAAATGACCTACAGTTTCAAG AGTTTGAAGAAGCAGCAGAGCTGTTGTCTGCAGACCCGGGGGCTTCCACAGTTAGTATGTCTGCGTCAAACACCCCCACCACATCAGCTGGCTCTCCAGGAGCAGGGGAGGATGTGAAACTAGACCTATCAGAAGATGAGGAGCCCCAGGAGGAGAGTTCAGAG CTTTTAGGAGGACAGAAACCAAGCGGTGGCTTCTGGACCTTTGAATACTATCAGTCTTTCTTCAATGTGGACACAGTGCAG GTACTGGACAGAGTCAAGGGGTCAGTGATGCCATTACCTGGAAGAAACTTCATCAAACACTACCTTAGGAACAACCCAGATCTCTATG GTCCATTTTGGATTTGTGTGACTCTGGTGTTCTCAGTAGCGATCAGCGGGAATCTGTCCACCTTCTTCCATGAAATGGGAAACCCCAGCTATCACTACAGACCACAGTTCCACAGGG TAACCATAGCAGCGGTGGTCATCTTCATGTATGCTTGGCTGGTGCCGATTGGCTTGTGGGGTTTCTTGACCTGGAGGCAAGGGGCTGAGAGGCAGACGGGAGGCTACTCTTTCCTGGAGACTGTGTGTGTCTATGGCTACTCCCTCTTCATCTATATCCCCACATCA ATTCTGTGGATCATACCATTTGAGTGGCTGCAGTGGACACTGATCCTGGTTGCCATGTTGATCTCTGGTTCAGTCCTGGTCCTGACTTTCTGGCCCGTTGTCCGTGACGACACCAAAGTGATGGCTGTGGCTACAGTGGTGATCATAGTGATTTTACACACGCTGCTGGCAATTGGCTGTAAG ctCTACTTTTTTCAGTCTTCAGTCCACGCAGGACCACCAACAACTACAAACCCCCCAATTCACACAACTCTGGTTGTCAAACCCCACTGA
- the LOC142370718 gene encoding uncharacterized protein LOC142370718, with the protein MAETRNKSFCSVPGCSSSAQKQPYLSFHSFPVDSDIRRRWIQAIRREEGPNFVIKKGSTYVCSLHFTSEDYISGCSVSRLIPGAVPSLFRWKNFTSHTKRESVNERSNKRLSVLFVTGQNNDTATKEAKLDHDYAKPPPPGVRDEAVGYIQDLKATLKKVARPSPTLFSRYCASDDQIRFYTKFPSECVFKIFWESIAPSASRLAYWSKAKRIGESDIGPSPSRRMPLIDEFLMYSMRVAVGMKEQLIADMFEVSVATVSRVTITWANYLFLMLGSLPLWVRMEKVKSVMPAKFKLHCPNVRVILACTEVAVATASSLTLQSEMFSHYKNRTTFKGLIGVAPNGLVTFVSPLYTGSISDKEITKVSGILPLLEPGDEVMADKGFLIQDLLSDVGAKLIIPPFKHSAQFTREETERTQAIAHLRIVVERVITRIKSHHIWDSPVPLTLMGTVNQIWHNCCVMVNLT; encoded by the exons ATGGCGGAAACAAGAAACAAAAGTTTTTGTAGTGTACCGGgctgttcttcttctgcccaAAAACAACCGTACCTCTCTTTTCATTCTTTCCCAGTCGACAGCGACATTAGACGAAGGTGGATTCAGGCGATTCGGCGGGAGGAGGGGCCAAATTTCGTTATTAAGAAGGGGAGCACGTATGTCTGTAGCCTGCACTTCACGTCAGAGGATTACATCTCGGGCTGCAGTGTTAGCCGCTTAATACCCGGGGCTGTTCCCAGTCTTTTCCGTTGGAAGAACTTCACATCTCATACGAAAAGAGAGTCTGTTAATGAAAGGTCCAACAAGCGGTTGTCTGTGCTGTTTGTGACGGGCCAGAACAACGATACAGCGACGAAGGAGGCGAAACTTGACCACGATTATGCGAAGCCGCCCCCACCAG GTGTTCGTGATGAGGCGGTGGGATATATCCAGGACTTAAAAGCCACGCTGAAGAAGGTAGCCCGACCATCCCCGACCCTCTTCAGCCGATATTGTGCGTCAGACGACCAGATACGATTTTACACAAAATTTCCATCTGAATGTGTGTTTAAAATATTCTGGGAGTCAATTGCACCATCTGCTTCTCGATTGGCCTACTGGAGCAAGGCAAAGAGGATAGGTGAATCCGACATCGGACCCAGCCCCTCTCGTAGGATGCCGTTAATCGATGAGTTTCTCATGTACTCTATGCGAGTAGCAGTTGGCATGAAAGAACAGCTCATTGCTGACATGTTTGAGGTCAGTGTAGCCACCGTTAGTCGAGTAACCATCACCTGGGCCAACTACCTGTTCCTGATGCTGGGGTCACTTCCTCTCTGGGTGCGCATGGAGAAGGTGAAGTCTGTCATGCCAGCAAAATTTAAGTTGCACTGTCCCAATGTCCGTGTGATTCTGGCCTGCACTGAGGTTGCTGTGGCGACAGCGTCCTCACTGACATTGCAATCAGAAATGTTCTCCCACTACAAAAACAGGACGACCTTTAAGGGACTGATCGGAGTCGCCCCCAATGGTTTGGTGACGTTTGTCTCGCCCCTGTACACAGGAAGCATCTCTGACAAGGAGATTACTAAGGTCAGTGGAATCCTTCCCTTACTTGAGCCAGGGGATGAAGTGATGGCTGACAAAGGATTTCTCATTCAAGATCTGCTTTCTGATGTTGGCGCAAAACTCATCATTCCACCCTTCAAGCATTCAGCTCAATTTACAAGAGAGGAAACCGAGAGAACACAAGCCATCGCCCATCTCAGGATAGTAGTCGAGAGGGTAATAACCAGAATTAAGTCACATCACATCTGGGACTCACCTGTACCACTCACTCTGATGGGCACTGTCAACCAGATATGGCACAACTGCTGTGTAATGGTTAATTTGACTTGA